GCTGGGGGCGGCTACCTCAGCCGGCAGCGCGGTGGCGGTGTAGCCGACGGCCCCGGTGGCCTGCTGGGGCCCGCCGGCGCTCGTCGGGCCCGTTGCCTGGATGCCGACCTGGAAGTAGTGCAGTCCGGTGTCGGTGGCCGGTCCGCCCTTGGGACGGGCGACGACGTCCGCCGCAACTGTGACCGACCAGTAGCCGGGCGAGACCTGGGTGCTCGCCATGACCACCGTGGTGCTGGCACTGCGGGATCCGGGCGGGTTGGTCAGCGCGAGGGCGCCGGAGTAGTAGGGAGCCAGGCTGTTCTCGGTGCCGGTGCCGGCAGCCAGGTACGCCTGGACGTACAGCTGCGCGAAGCCGGCCGGGCCGATGCCCGACGCCGCGGTGACCGAAGCGGCTGGTGTGGGCCGTGCGGGGCTGGCGCCGCTCGAGCCGCCGAGCAGCGCAGCCGTGCCGAGCAGAGGACCGGCCAGCAGCGCCGCCCACACGCCGATCCTGGCCAGCCGCGCAGCCCCGGCCATCGTGGCGGTGCTGGTCTTCCACCCGGCGGCCCCGTCCTCTTCCGGGTCCTCGACCTGGTCCGTGAGCTCGGCCGCCCGCAGGTCGGCATCACGCCGGCGCTCCGCGCGGCTCCGGCGGCCGTGTCCGCGCTTCACTTCCGGCCCCTGGCCGCGGCACCGACGACGGCGGTGCGCGCCCTCGCGGTGAGCTCCTCGTCGGAGAGCGTGTTGAGACGCCGCCAAGCGGCGCGCGCCTCGGCGGCGCCGTTGGCGAGGAACGTCTGGAGCTCGACGTGGGCGGCCTCGTCAAAGGGCGCGGTGACCAGTGCGGTGGCAAGGCGACGGACCAGGCGCCGGGCCTCGACGACGGTGCGGGCATCGGCGTCGACGGCCGCGGCCTGCGCCTGTTCGGTCTGATGGGGGATCACGTGGTGCCTCTCAGGGGACGGGTACGCGGAGCGCTGGGCAGACGAAGCACGGCAGGCCTGACGGGGCGTCATGCGACCAGCCAGTAGGCGTCGTGGTCCGCAGCGCGCAGCCGGCTCACGGCCCGGGAGCGGGCCTTACGGACGCGGTCACCGCCGGAGCCGATGGACCGTGGGGTCCGGCCGTCGCGGTGATCGGAGTCGACGTAGTAGCCGGCCAGCAGCTGCGCCTCGTGGGGCTGCAGGACGCCGGTGCGGACGGCCCAGACGACCAGGTGCAGCAGTTCGGCCCGCGCGGTGCCGCTGTGGATGTGCTCGTGGTCGTCCTTGCCGAGCAGCTGCAGCTCGGTGGCGTCCATCAGCAGGCTGAGGCGCTCGAAGCGCTCCTCGGGTCCCAGCTCGTGGCCGACCGGTCGGCGGTCGACGATCTCGGCGACCTCGTCGGGGGGAAGGGGCGCATCGTTGAGGAGGTGCCCGAGGGTCTGGCGGGCCAGAGTGAGGGTGCGCAGGACGAGGCCGGCGTAGATGCTCCGCGGGCACCGCTCCAGCGGGTAGGTACGCACGACCTCGAAGAGGGCACCGACAACGACCGAGAACGCCTCCTCGAAGTCGATGCTCGGCCGCATCTGGCTGCGGGCCATCCGCGCCGCCTTCGGCAACAGAGCACGGACAGTCACGAGCCAGGCGACCTCGCCGTCGTAGCCGCCGCGGGGCACGCGCTCGAGCAGCGCGGCGAGAAGCGCGTCGTGGCCCGTCCAGTTGCCGGCCCGGTAGAGCGCGTTCAGCAGCTCCAGGACGTCGCCGGTGCCGGTGCAGTCGGAGAAGAGCTCGCTCTCGGCGGCCCAGCTGCCGACGACCACCTCGGCCCGGGGGTCCTCGCACATCTGCCGCCAAGCGCGGTGCATCCGCATGTCCGTGGAGTCGTGGGGGCCGGACTCGGTGCCGGCGGAGGTCGGGTGCATGTCCGGGGCCGTCCCTTCGCGTCGATCGGGGTGATGACGCCAAGGTGTCGAGGTCCCCCTTGCCAGCCGTCTGGACAGCCGCGCGGGCGGTGCGATGTCCAGGGGATCCGCGAGGGGGATCCACTCGCTCGGTCGCGGCCGCGCGGCGCTCGGCGGCGCTACGTGTCCATCGCCACGTGTCTGGCGCGGCGATGGACAAGGACGGCCGCGGCTATCTGGGGCGGAGGGAACGGGCTGCGGGATGGGAGTGCCTCACGGATCCCGGGGCTTCTTCAGGCTGCGAGGCTTGCATGTACCGGGTTGGCCGCTCGGCCGGTCCCGACGGTGCACCGGCGGGTAGCGTCCGGGGCGGTGCCACGGCTGGTGCCGTGTCCGCGTTCGAAGAATCGCTCTCCGACCGTCAGCGCGGCTTAGGTCCCGAGCACGACGG
The window above is part of the Streptomyces sp. TLI_171 genome. Proteins encoded here:
- a CDS encoding conjugal transfer protein, producing the protein MKRGHGRRSRAERRRDADLRAAELTDQVEDPEEDGAAGWKTSTATMAGAARLARIGVWAALLAGPLLGTAALLGGSSGASPARPTPAASVTAASGIGPAGFAQLYVQAYLAAGTGTENSLAPYYSGALALTNPPGSRSASTTVVMASTQVSPGYWSVTVAADVVARPKGGPATDTGLHYFQVGIQATGPTSAGGPQQATGAVGYTATALPAEVAAPSTLRPGSLAYGAFTLNSSDPAQSTVSGFLAAYLTGTGQLGPYTTPGVAMSPVSPVPYSSITVAGISDDDPRGSSGSTAVPADDTLRRVLTQVNATSGAGTFPLTYALTLRARAGRWEVYAVDPAPHLAVGGAATAPSPAADITQTPAAAPAATASPATP